A window of the Aeromicrobium phoceense genome harbors these coding sequences:
- a CDS encoding Fic family protein — protein MPDELGDHLPILGAEAQEAAEDALAVLARADERIGAGGGYLNHLLIRSESISSSWIEGNRVTPKRLAIAELLHHGPRQALDVVANVRATESAIADLAERDHPITTEDIVTLQHLIEPRLDRGLRHEQNWVGGAGWSPLRADFVPPPESEVPRLVADLARFLTATAGNPVVRAAIAHAQFETIHPFVDGNGRTGRALIHTVLRRADAVRHTLIPISTVLAGDTDSYIAGLTGYRSDPPQLDAWVTGFALATERATGNAVRLAESITALDEQLRDELVSFRRDRGRSPAVPRRDAAVWRILESLAAEPVMTAESVSTKLNVSPAAAHRALTELAEAQILGRTTDRGRLVCWTADRHLALVTLTERSNRVGGADTRDRRPRRGSAAPQINAFDRPRSAQRTDPGIQGP, from the coding sequence CGATCCTCGGAGCCGAGGCGCAGGAGGCCGCGGAGGACGCGCTGGCCGTGTTGGCGCGCGCCGACGAGCGGATCGGGGCGGGCGGCGGCTACCTGAACCACCTGCTGATCCGCTCCGAGTCCATCTCGTCGTCGTGGATCGAGGGAAACCGGGTCACCCCGAAGAGACTGGCGATCGCCGAGCTGCTGCATCACGGCCCCCGGCAGGCCCTCGACGTGGTGGCCAACGTGCGGGCCACGGAGTCGGCCATCGCGGATCTCGCGGAGCGGGACCACCCGATCACGACCGAAGACATCGTGACGCTGCAACACCTCATCGAGCCGCGCCTCGACCGGGGTCTCCGCCACGAGCAGAACTGGGTCGGCGGTGCCGGGTGGTCTCCGTTGCGTGCCGACTTCGTCCCGCCTCCCGAGAGCGAGGTGCCGCGCCTCGTCGCCGACCTGGCGCGCTTCCTCACAGCGACAGCGGGCAATCCGGTGGTGCGCGCAGCCATCGCGCACGCGCAGTTCGAGACGATCCACCCTTTCGTCGACGGCAACGGCCGCACCGGACGTGCGCTGATCCACACGGTGTTGCGTCGCGCCGACGCGGTCCGGCACACCCTCATCCCGATCAGCACCGTGCTCGCCGGCGACACGGACAGCTACATCGCCGGCCTGACCGGATACCGATCCGATCCACCCCAACTGGATGCATGGGTGACCGGGTTCGCCCTCGCTACCGAGCGCGCCACCGGCAATGCCGTGCGACTGGCCGAGAGCATCACCGCCCTCGATGAACAACTCCGCGACGAGTTGGTGTCCTTCCGCCGCGACCGCGGCCGAAGTCCGGCAGTGCCCCGTCGCGACGCGGCAGTGTGGCGGATCCTGGAGTCGCTGGCCGCAGAGCCGGTGATGACGGCCGAGTCGGTCAGCACCAAGTTGAACGTGTCGCCGGCAGCGGCCCACCGAGCGCTGACCGAACTCGCCGAGGCACAGATCCTGGGCCGGACGACCGACCGAGGGCGTCTGGTGTGCTGGACAGCCGACCGGCATCTGGCCCTGGTCACCCTCACTGAACGGAGCAACCGCGTCGGCGGTGCCGACACACGCGATCGCCGGCCCCGTCGTGGCTCGGCGGCACCCCAGATCAATGCGTTCGATCGACCCCGGTCGGCCCAACGGACCGATCCCGGCATCCAAGGCCCCTGA
- the mobF gene encoding MobF family relaxase gives MHGGVILFRGSGADARRYVEAERSRADDYYLGADGSVASFTTLDGAGAVVASRDLDPATYAGWVDWTNPMTSRSMGVPRLSGDGRRGSPRFAEMVVNAPKSLSIAAALYPDVSEALGTAQQDAVAQIQHWLARHSVTRVGPRGRQEVVPVERLQTVAVAHRTSRAGDPHRHVHLQIGTRVWAAGQWRGLDTAALFKQQGAIRALGTDVLAAHPELAAVLDRRGLTLDPVSGEVVELEPFNRAMSKRAEQVCRNLERLEDGWQDDHPGEAIGPAVAVRLRARAWALDRPAKKPTTLREESAWVAELRAAGCDPDALVQQRRLAAASLDELSAQQVASRALNRCAATASAWTTHTIGEQVARVVNESGVRAAPADLREFIELATALAASDCFSILPPEAPMPEHVAHWTSLAVVADETRLRDLLTARVADHSVELPDATVHAASLRQELDADQVRAAAVVASTDPLVIVEGAAGAGKTTMLATAIEAIRAEGGRVRVVAPTKVAAEVAHRELGIEAESVAALVHAHGWRWNADGVWTRLAVGEPDPQTGVPYAGIPLHAAVQAGERIVVDEAGMLDQRTAIALLTVANEAGAKIALVGDRAQLPAVGRGGVLNIAAELRGRTIDMAQVHRFTDPEYATLTVRMRDGRDPGAVFDELHRLGLIRLHADADAAHDLVASQARDGESITVASNDEARQLNEAIRERGVAAGLVDDTRIAVGNDGLPIGVGDLLQTRRNDPAISVANRQMWRVQYVNDDGAVWVRPAEPGGGIQRTVPLPAAYVREHTHLAYACTAYGVQGITATGSHTIVSDGLNASSVYVGMTRGRGNNLLHLVASDLTDARDQFIDAAQRDRADRGLAHATALAAEAVAGLVDRGPVAIVNAERSRLAALVDHAADQVQWWKQVDIVLAEQGSEHQAEIEHRHAEVDAAQARVTSTESEVSAPLIEQAVIDGTEYLDARERLWTASAAQRATRGWARRTAARAVEDASAQCASIQEHGRHRWGRLPDHRESVPSWAHEAAARVADSDPRVVRARQQFAAAWQALGATLATQEDERAALRLRLFGAAGRPIRPAEQISWWQRHIDAARRDLATIAAVRVADAADYIAERAGARHEVEERARVVRARESDRGHSRYPSPDRGPSL, from the coding sequence ATGCACGGCGGAGTGATCTTGTTTCGAGGTAGCGGCGCTGACGCGCGCCGCTATGTCGAGGCTGAGCGCTCACGGGCCGATGACTACTACTTGGGTGCTGACGGTTCGGTGGCTTCGTTCACCACGCTGGACGGCGCGGGCGCGGTGGTTGCTTCGCGGGATCTGGATCCCGCCACCTACGCGGGGTGGGTCGACTGGACCAATCCGATGACGTCGCGGTCGATGGGTGTTCCACGTCTGTCCGGGGATGGTCGCCGCGGCTCACCGCGGTTCGCCGAGATGGTGGTCAACGCTCCGAAGAGCCTGTCGATCGCAGCCGCCCTGTATCCGGACGTCTCGGAAGCGCTGGGCACCGCGCAGCAGGACGCGGTGGCGCAGATCCAGCACTGGCTGGCCCGCCACTCGGTCACTCGCGTGGGCCCTCGGGGACGTCAGGAGGTCGTGCCGGTCGAGCGATTGCAGACCGTCGCGGTGGCGCACCGGACCTCACGCGCCGGTGATCCCCACCGCCACGTCCATCTCCAGATCGGCACTCGCGTGTGGGCTGCCGGTCAGTGGCGTGGCCTGGACACCGCGGCGTTGTTCAAGCAGCAAGGAGCGATCCGGGCACTCGGGACGGACGTGTTGGCCGCGCATCCGGAGCTCGCGGCCGTGCTGGACCGCCGGGGTCTGACCCTGGACCCGGTCTCGGGTGAAGTCGTCGAGTTGGAGCCGTTCAATCGCGCCATGAGCAAGCGCGCCGAACAGGTGTGCCGCAATCTGGAACGGCTTGAGGATGGGTGGCAGGACGACCACCCCGGCGAAGCGATCGGCCCGGCGGTGGCGGTGCGCCTGCGTGCCCGGGCGTGGGCGCTTGATCGTCCGGCGAAGAAGCCCACGACGCTGCGCGAGGAGTCTGCCTGGGTCGCCGAACTGCGCGCGGCAGGCTGCGACCCCGATGCCCTGGTGCAGCAGCGACGGCTGGCGGCGGCTTCGCTCGACGAATTGTCGGCGCAACAGGTCGCCTCGCGAGCCTTGAACCGCTGCGCCGCCACCGCATCGGCGTGGACCACCCACACCATCGGCGAGCAGGTGGCACGGGTCGTGAACGAGTCAGGGGTGCGGGCCGCCCCGGCTGACCTGCGCGAGTTCATCGAGCTCGCGACCGCCCTGGCAGCAAGCGACTGCTTCTCGATCCTGCCGCCCGAGGCGCCCATGCCGGAGCACGTCGCGCACTGGACCTCGCTCGCGGTCGTCGCTGACGAGACTCGGCTGCGGGACCTGCTGACAGCGCGCGTCGCCGACCACTCGGTAGAGCTCCCCGACGCCACCGTCCATGCCGCATCGCTGCGGCAGGAACTGGACGCCGATCAGGTGCGGGCAGCGGCAGTAGTCGCCTCGACTGATCCCCTGGTGATCGTCGAGGGCGCTGCCGGTGCCGGGAAGACGACCATGCTCGCGACGGCCATCGAGGCGATCAGGGCCGAGGGCGGGCGAGTGCGGGTGGTCGCACCGACCAAGGTCGCCGCCGAGGTCGCGCACCGTGAGCTGGGCATCGAAGCCGAGTCGGTCGCGGCCTTGGTCCACGCCCACGGCTGGCGCTGGAACGCCGACGGCGTCTGGACCCGCCTCGCAGTCGGCGAGCCCGACCCGCAGACGGGAGTGCCGTACGCCGGCATCCCACTTCACGCCGCGGTGCAGGCCGGGGAGAGGATCGTCGTCGACGAGGCCGGGATGTTGGACCAGCGGACCGCCATCGCGCTGCTGACCGTGGCCAACGAGGCCGGTGCGAAGATCGCGCTGGTCGGTGATCGCGCGCAGCTGCCCGCCGTCGGACGTGGAGGCGTGCTCAACATCGCCGCCGAGTTGCGCGGCCGGACGATCGACATGGCACAGGTCCATCGGTTCACCGACCCCGAGTACGCCACCCTGACCGTCCGGATGCGCGACGGTCGCGACCCCGGCGCGGTGTTCGACGAGCTCCACCGACTCGGGCTGATCCGTCTGCACGCCGACGCCGACGCGGCACACGATCTGGTCGCCTCGCAGGCCCGAGATGGTGAGTCGATCACGGTGGCGTCCAACGACGAAGCACGGCAGCTCAACGAGGCCATCCGTGAGCGCGGCGTTGCAGCGGGACTGGTCGACGACACACGCATCGCGGTGGGAAACGACGGTTTGCCGATCGGGGTTGGCGACCTGCTCCAGACCCGCCGGAACGACCCAGCGATCTCTGTCGCAAACCGCCAGATGTGGCGCGTGCAGTACGTCAACGACGACGGCGCCGTCTGGGTGCGACCGGCAGAACCGGGCGGAGGAATCCAGCGCACGGTGCCGCTGCCGGCCGCCTATGTGCGCGAGCACACACACCTGGCGTACGCCTGCACCGCGTATGGCGTCCAAGGCATCACCGCGACCGGGTCGCACACGATCGTGAGCGACGGTCTCAACGCCTCGAGTGTGTACGTCGGTATGACCCGAGGACGCGGGAACAACTTGCTGCATCTTGTCGCCTCCGACCTAACCGACGCCCGCGACCAGTTCATCGATGCCGCGCAGCGCGACCGCGCCGACCGAGGGCTGGCTCACGCCACCGCGTTGGCGGCCGAAGCCGTCGCAGGTCTGGTCGACCGTGGCCCGGTCGCGATCGTCAACGCCGAACGGAGCCGGCTCGCCGCGCTGGTCGACCACGCCGCCGACCAGGTCCAGTGGTGGAAGCAGGTCGACATCGTCCTGGCCGAGCAAGGCAGCGAGCACCAGGCGGAGATCGAGCATCGCCACGCCGAGGTCGACGCCGCCCAAGCGCGAGTGACGAGCACGGAGTCGGAGGTGTCGGCCCCGCTGATCGAGCAGGCCGTCATCGACGGCACGGAGTACCTCGACGCACGAGAACGGCTGTGGACCGCATCAGCCGCCCAACGCGCCACCCGTGGTTGGGCACGCCGAACGGCCGCCCGCGCCGTCGAGGACGCGTCGGCTCAATGCGCCAGTATCCAGGAACACGGACGGCACCGGTGGGGGCGGCTGCCCGACCACCGCGAATCCGTCCCGAGCTGGGCTCACGAAGCAGCCGCTCGGGTCGCCGACTCCGACCCGCGAGTGGTTCGCGCACGACAGCAGTTTGCCGCGGCGTGGCAAGCGCTGGGAGCGACGCTCGCCACGCAGGAGGACGAACGTGCCGCGCTGCGACTCCGCCTGTTCGGCGCTGCGGGTCGCCCGATCAGGCCCGCCGAGCAGATCTCGTGGTGGCAGCGACACATCGACGCAGCGCGCCGTGACCTCGCGACCATCGCCGCGGTCAGGGTGGCGGATGCGGCCGACTACATCGCCGAACGGGCCGGCGCGCGGCACGAGGTCGAGGAGCGTGCCCGCGTCGTTCGTGCCCGCGAGTCGGACCGCGGCCACTCCCGCTATCCGTCGCCGGATCGAGGTCCTTCGCTGTAG
- a CDS encoding serine/threonine-protein kinase produces MNSVSTAVVGDLFAGRYLIEARLGDGAYGEVWRAKDRHRDQVVALKILSSTQPDDAWQEARRLTELESPNILRVSNADLAIDVPYIASALATRGTAADEMKPLGMAPARAVHLIRGTLRGLQLCHDRRILHRDVKPANIFIGGTGDAQLGDFGCAALMAPDDTGNPHGDPDIRALEVLKGGSCTRSSDIYSAGLSLYAMLTGSLPFSLAALGDFKALREAVTAGMPDVRDVAPHVSLGLAQVVRKATAPKPADRYGTVAEFSAALAKHATAHADIWRVEPSSAAHLDHVGHDRCWTAVRRHDAQMIYVCVDPSGRKWDVLVRRSSGRRANTLCRSGLNSSATTVHLRRIFDKLR; encoded by the coding sequence GTGAACTCCGTCAGTACGGCCGTGGTGGGGGACCTGTTCGCCGGCAGGTACCTGATCGAAGCGCGTCTCGGAGACGGCGCCTACGGCGAGGTCTGGCGCGCCAAGGACCGGCACCGAGACCAAGTGGTCGCTCTGAAGATCCTCTCGAGCACCCAGCCGGACGACGCTTGGCAAGAAGCTCGACGCCTCACCGAGCTTGAGAGTCCCAACATCCTGCGGGTCAGCAACGCCGACCTCGCGATCGACGTTCCGTACATTGCATCAGCGCTAGCTACCAGAGGTACCGCTGCCGATGAGATGAAGCCGCTCGGGATGGCGCCTGCCCGGGCAGTGCACCTGATCCGAGGCACGTTGCGAGGCCTGCAACTGTGCCACGATCGGAGGATTCTTCACCGCGACGTGAAGCCGGCGAACATCTTCATCGGAGGGACAGGCGACGCCCAGCTGGGAGACTTCGGCTGTGCGGCACTAATGGCACCCGACGATACCGGCAACCCGCACGGCGACCCGGACATCAGAGCACTGGAGGTCCTGAAGGGCGGTTCGTGCACGAGAAGTTCGGACATTTACAGCGCCGGCCTCTCCCTCTACGCGATGCTGACCGGGTCGCTGCCGTTCTCGTTGGCCGCCCTGGGTGACTTCAAAGCTCTTAGGGAAGCCGTCACAGCCGGGATGCCAGATGTGCGAGACGTTGCTCCTCACGTCAGCCTCGGCCTCGCGCAGGTGGTACGGAAAGCCACTGCGCCCAAGCCAGCGGACCGGTACGGAACGGTCGCAGAATTCAGCGCTGCGCTCGCCAAGCACGCAACTGCCCACGCGGACATCTGGCGAGTTGAACCTTCGTCGGCTGCGCACTTGGACCACGTGGGGCACGACCGCTGTTGGACGGCCGTTCGTAGGCACGATGCTCAGATGATTTACGTCTGCGTCGACCCGTCTGGTCGAAAGTGGGACGTGTTGGTGCGGCGTTCGAGCGGCCGGCGCGCGAACACCCTCTGCCGCAGCGGTCTGAACTCTTCGGCTACGACTGTCCACCTCCGGAGAATCTTCGATAAGCTGCGCTGA
- a CDS encoding helix-turn-helix domain-containing protein: MDSPRPTDPADGDGELNQEFLVLVGRRIREARNELRLTMQQLADQSGISRRLLTQIEHGQANPSLVAITRIARQLGTDFTTLLAPDDSAAALESVSAADHVLVWSTSGGSSAHLLVASSGSRTADLWSWTLQPGDSYIGRADPDGSQELFHVLEGELTIGVDGDRHALAAGTSCRLLSDRPYEYANDSSEPTRFIRTVVLAARA; encoded by the coding sequence GTGGACTCCCCGCGTCCGACCGATCCTGCGGACGGTGACGGCGAGCTCAACCAGGAGTTCCTCGTCCTGGTCGGGCGCCGCATCCGCGAGGCTCGCAACGAGCTCCGTCTGACGATGCAGCAGCTTGCGGACCAGTCCGGCATCAGTCGCCGCCTCCTGACCCAGATCGAGCACGGTCAAGCCAACCCGAGCCTGGTGGCCATCACCCGGATCGCCCGCCAGCTGGGCACGGACTTCACGACGCTGCTGGCACCCGACGACTCGGCCGCCGCACTCGAGTCCGTCAGCGCTGCGGACCACGTCCTGGTGTGGTCGACGTCCGGAGGGAGCTCGGCCCACCTCCTGGTGGCGTCCAGCGGCAGTCGAACGGCAGACCTCTGGTCGTGGACCCTGCAGCCGGGGGACTCGTACATCGGCCGGGCCGATCCCGACGGATCCCAGGAGCTCTTCCACGTGCTCGAGGGAGAGCTGACGATCGGCGTCGACGGCGACCGCCACGCCCTCGCCGCGGGGACATCGTGCCGGCTGCTCAGCGACCGTCCCTACGAGTACGCCAACGACTCCAGCGAGCCCACGCGGTTCATCCGCACGGTCGTGCTCGCAGCCCGCGCCTGA
- a CDS encoding VOC family protein produces the protein MTTTLPPFHLALPVHDIEAARHFYGEVLGFGRGRSADRWTDWNVDGHQVVTHQVDDHRNAVAGTNPVDGHQVPVPHFGLVLDVERFTELAERLRAADTEFVIEPYVRFEGEPGEQWTMFFLDPSGNALEFKAFRDLDQLFAV, from the coding sequence ATGACGACCACCCTGCCTCCGTTCCATCTCGCCCTTCCCGTCCACGACATCGAGGCCGCGCGCCACTTCTACGGCGAAGTCCTCGGCTTCGGTCGCGGACGCTCGGCCGACCGGTGGACCGACTGGAATGTCGACGGCCATCAGGTCGTCACCCATCAGGTCGACGATCATCGGAACGCGGTGGCCGGGACGAATCCCGTGGACGGCCACCAGGTGCCGGTCCCACACTTCGGCCTGGTGCTCGACGTGGAGCGGTTCACCGAGCTGGCGGAGCGTCTCCGCGCTGCGGACACGGAGTTCGTCATCGAGCCCTACGTCCGCTTCGAGGGCGAGCCGGGCGAGCAGTGGACCATGTTCTTCCTCGACCCCTCCGGAAACGCCTTGGAGTTCAAGGCCTTCCGTGATCTCGACCAGCTGTTCGCGGTGTGA
- a CDS encoding DUF6458 family protein: MYFGGSIALIAIGAILAFAVTDAINGVDLTMVGYICIAAGALGIVLSLIVNSRRDHAVRDTRRDDLPPAR, translated from the coding sequence ATGTACTTCGGTGGATCCATCGCTCTCATCGCGATCGGCGCGATTCTCGCGTTCGCGGTGACCGACGCCATCAACGGCGTCGATCTGACCATGGTCGGCTACATCTGCATCGCGGCCGGTGCCCTGGGCATCGTGCTGAGCCTGATCGTCAACAGCCGACGCGACCACGCGGTGCGCGACACGCGCCGCGACGACCTGCCGCCGGCTCGCTGA
- a CDS encoding lipoate--protein ligase family protein, whose amino-acid sequence MRGEYKVPGGKLVAVDLEVQNDRLVDVSVSGDFFLEPEEALLDVNAALTGLSVDASVDQLTSSISGAVGPDTAFIGFTPEAVGIAVRRALGKATGWHDHTFDVIGPVTMDPAMHVALDEVIGREVAEGTRPATFRIWDWDSPLVVIGSFQSYVNEIDAEGAAKHGIDVVRRVSGGGAMFMEPGNCITYSLVVPGSLVEGLSFERSYSFLDDWVIEALAEVGVRAHFVPLNDIASDQGKIGGAAQKRFAGGSVLHHVTMAYDIDADKMTEVLRIGREKMSDKGTRSANKRVDPMRSQTGLTREAILDSFLETFRRRYATNESEYTEAELAEAKRRVDEKFSTSEWTHRVP is encoded by the coding sequence ATGCGTGGTGAATACAAGGTCCCCGGCGGCAAGCTCGTCGCGGTCGACCTCGAAGTCCAGAACGACCGGCTCGTCGACGTCAGCGTCTCGGGGGACTTCTTCCTCGAGCCCGAGGAGGCCCTCCTCGACGTCAACGCCGCCCTGACCGGTCTCTCGGTCGACGCGTCAGTCGACCAGCTCACGTCCTCGATCTCCGGGGCCGTCGGCCCTGACACGGCCTTCATCGGCTTCACGCCCGAGGCCGTCGGCATCGCCGTCCGCCGGGCGCTCGGCAAGGCCACCGGCTGGCACGACCACACCTTCGACGTCATCGGCCCGGTGACGATGGACCCGGCCATGCACGTCGCCCTCGACGAGGTCATCGGCCGCGAGGTCGCCGAGGGCACCCGGCCGGCCACGTTCCGCATCTGGGACTGGGACAGCCCCCTCGTGGTGATCGGCTCGTTCCAGAGCTACGTCAACGAGATCGACGCCGAGGGTGCCGCGAAGCACGGCATCGACGTCGTGCGCCGGGTCTCCGGCGGCGGCGCCATGTTCATGGAGCCGGGCAACTGCATCACGTACTCGCTGGTCGTCCCCGGCTCGCTCGTGGAGGGGCTGAGCTTCGAGCGCTCGTACTCGTTCCTCGACGACTGGGTGATCGAGGCGCTGGCCGAGGTCGGCGTGCGGGCCCACTTCGTGCCGCTCAACGACATCGCGAGCGACCAGGGCAAGATCGGCGGCGCCGCGCAGAAGCGGTTCGCCGGCGGCTCGGTGCTGCACCACGTCACGATGGCGTACGACATCGACGCCGACAAGATGACCGAGGTGCTGCGGATCGGCCGCGAGAAGATGAGCGACAAGGGCACCCGCTCGGCCAACAAGCGCGTCGACCCGATGCGCTCGCAGACCGGCCTGACCCGCGAGGCGATCCTCGACAGCTTCCTCGAGACGTTCCGCCGCCGGTACGCGACGAACGAGTCGGAGTACACCGAGGCCGAGCTGGCCGAGGCGAAGCGCCGGGTGGACGAGAAGTTCTCGACCAGCGAATGGACCCACCGGGTCCCCTGA
- a CDS encoding acyl-CoA dehydrogenase family protein, with amino-acid sequence MDFTIDSEQKALVKAVRGLITNVYESSEARREVTKTDPGFAAWEKLAEMGVLSLPFEASPVEVSLAAEELGKVIAPDPFVEAIVLAGGLIDALGTDEQKKQYVDAVAGGEVLPILAWMEPGKRWSTQASVTFADGKLNGVKSPVVQAERADLLLVTAALPEGGTGVFLVEGATAVETAITNDGGRAATVTFGDTPAVQLGEGGDQTAAIETALDRARIAYAHEALGAMETALTTTVGYLKTRKQFGVTLNTFQALNHRAADMYVALELARSTITWATIVAADEATTPEQLATAASHSALQVSVAGRHIGLDAIQLHGGIGMTAEYSVGHYASRLIAIEHLIGDGEFHRARLAAQVGDHAVFDPIG; translated from the coding sequence ATGGACTTCACCATCGATTCGGAGCAGAAGGCTCTCGTCAAGGCCGTCCGCGGTCTGATCACCAACGTCTACGAGTCCTCCGAGGCCCGCCGCGAGGTCACCAAGACCGATCCCGGCTTCGCCGCGTGGGAGAAGCTCGCCGAGATGGGTGTGCTGAGCCTGCCGTTCGAGGCCAGCCCCGTCGAGGTCTCGCTCGCCGCCGAGGAGCTGGGCAAGGTCATCGCCCCCGACCCGTTCGTCGAGGCGATCGTCCTGGCCGGCGGCCTCATCGACGCGCTGGGCACCGACGAGCAGAAGAAGCAGTACGTCGACGCCGTCGCCGGTGGCGAGGTCCTGCCGATCCTGGCGTGGATGGAGCCCGGCAAGCGCTGGTCGACCCAGGCCTCGGTGACGTTCGCCGACGGCAAGCTCAACGGCGTCAAGTCGCCCGTGGTCCAGGCCGAGCGGGCCGACCTCCTGCTGGTCACGGCCGCGCTGCCCGAGGGCGGCACCGGCGTGTTCCTCGTCGAGGGCGCCACCGCGGTGGAGACCGCCATCACCAACGACGGCGGCCGCGCCGCGACCGTCACGTTCGGCGACACCCCGGCCGTCCAGCTGGGCGAGGGCGGCGACCAGACCGCCGCGATCGAGACCGCTCTCGACCGGGCGCGCATCGCGTACGCCCACGAGGCCCTGGGCGCGATGGAGACGGCGCTGACCACCACGGTCGGCTACCTCAAGACGCGCAAGCAGTTCGGCGTCACGCTCAACACGTTCCAGGCGCTCAACCACCGTGCCGCCGACATGTACGTCGCGCTCGAGCTGGCCCGCAGCACCATCACGTGGGCCACGATCGTCGCGGCCGACGAGGCCACCACGCCCGAGCAGCTGGCCACCGCGGCCTCGCACTCGGCGTTGCAGGTCAGCGTGGCCGGTCGCCACATCGGCCTCGACGCGATCCAGCTGCACGGCGGCATCGGCATGACCGCCGAGTACTCGGTCGGTCACTACGCCAGCCGCCTCATCGCGATCGAGCACCTGATCGGCGACGGCGAGTTCCACCGGGCGCGCCTGGCCGCCCAGGTCGGCGACCACGCGGTCTTCGACCCGATCGGCTGA